A window of Cheilinus undulatus linkage group 23, ASM1832078v1, whole genome shotgun sequence genomic DNA:
ACCACAGAGGGAATTTGGTGAAAAATTGCCCAGTAAGAAGGCACTTTGTTATATAATACCCATTCAAAGGGGCACCAGAGAGGGCACTTGGTCAATATTTTCCCACTAAAAAGACAATTATGTgggcatttttcaaaattttgccCATGATGAAGCCACTTTGTCAATAATGCCGACAAAGAAAGTACAAAAGATGGCACTTTGCCAAGTTTTGCACAGTGAGAAGACACCAAAAAGGGCACTTCCacaccgtttttttttttcttttttcaattatAAGGTGCTGCtccctctgagtccaccagtgatGCAGAACATGGTAAAAACCTGTCTTACCTCTGTTAAAAGGATATGCACACATGATCTTTAACTCTGTCTTTGCCAATGGCACATTTAAGTGCCTTTTGACATGTCCTTTAAAGTTGTGACATCTTCCTAAGCATGCTCGCCATATTTAACTGCAGGCTGGGCTGAAAAGCTGAGTCACTTTAATTTCACAAGACGTGTTTATTAACATTTATTAGTCAAGGGAGAAAATAACTTGAAGACTTTCTGTCTTATACTCAGCTTTATTTGTCAAAACTGAATGTAGCCTAAATATTTCAGTATGGTTACTCTTTTGGTGTTATGTGATGATGCAATAGTGTGGTTTAGTATCTTGGACTTTAGGGATCAGTCATTTGCATTATTCATAAAGTATTGCATTAAACAggccagtgtttctcaacctttttctgTCAAGGCACcctttagttttttaaaaaatcccatcATCCCATACAAGTACTACAAACAAGAACATTTTACATCCCTATGAAGGtcaagggatttttttaaatagaatttTTATTACTACATTCTAAAGCACTCTCATGAAACTATTTAAACGCCTTGGATGAAATGAGTAGTGGTCTTGAAGACCCTCAAAACACACCTTGATGCATTTCTCACTCAATGAACACCTGCAGAATTGAAAAGAGGTACACTTCTACACTGATGTGATTTTTAGAGCATATGAGacaattttcattattatttatgCTGGGATAACCAAATTCATGTTAATTTTTGCTTGCACATAAAGAATTATGAAGGCCCACTGTTGATGCCAGAGAGTATCCTTGATGAGAAAGGCTGAAATAGGCTAGAAGAAAACTAACCAGATAAGACGAAAGTAAGTCATCTGCACATAAACAGTTACAGCCATTACTAGCAGCCTATCAATGACttataataaacaaacaaaaaagaaaattgggAGAAATAAATATAACTGTTGTATGGGAAAAACATGAGAAAGTCAAGTAGTCTGTAAAACTCAACCCTAACGTTTGTAGAGCAGCCCAAAAGCAATGGCGTAATTACCACACGATTTTTAATATTTGGGCCCAAGAGCGTTTGCATGTTTAAACTGTTCAAATTTGTTGACAAATTTGTTTTTCGCCTGCTTCAAAGCAACACATTGTCAGACGACCCCCAGCTGTTACCGTCCGATCTGAACCGGACGGAACCGAGCTTCCCCGAATCCCCCCAACACTCCACTGCGGCTGCGTCACTCTTTTTGTGAACAGCAAAGATTAAAGCTAGCTAACGCGAAAATGGATTGCAAACTTTCCAAACGGTTGGACAGCGCTAATTTCTAAGAGCAGTAGACACTTTTGAAGATTAAGTAACCGTGTCGTGAACAGGATACTCCGTGAAAACATCCGTTTGTTTACTCTCCAGTTTCCACGATACAGTAAGTTAGCTAAGGCTACTTAGCTTGCTAACGTTCTCACTCATAAATTAGAGCGGATTCTTGTAAACCTGCTTCTCTGACCGTTTCTCCTTCAGCCATGACAGCGCTGTAATGCAGCTACATGAGggctgtatttttcaaaagaaagGACCTTTGACTCACCTGTAAGAGTGCTTCCAAGGTAAAGCTTTTTATTTGGTATATTTCCTCGGATGGATGTCAGAGCATAGCCACATCACCAAACATTCCCGGAAACAAAacttcctctgctctgattGGACGACCAGGATCGGCGTGTTTAAGGGACCGTCCACAAATTTCAACACACCAGCTTCAAAAAAGGGAGTATCTGGATAAAGGTttgcattgaaaaaaaattaaacgaAAAATGAGCCCTTAAGCCAAAAAATAGACATTCTGATCTCTACTCCTGGAAGAATCCCAAAGACATTGCAGCAATGGCAGGACACGACCAAAGAGTCAACCTGATCATTAATCAGGGTAGACAGCTGGGCAGGAGCCTACTGCTGCTGGCACACTACACCACAGTGTTTGTGGCGTTTGTGGGGCGTACCGTGCAGTGGATGGTAGAGGCAGTAAAGTGGACAAGCCTGTTTGCACGCTACACAGTGTCAGCGTTTGACTCCATCTACAGACACCTGCACTGGGGCAAGAGGAAAAGCGTCACAGGTGGTGCCAGGGAGATCTGCCCTAGCTCAGAGATGACGACACAGTGACTCATGCTTGTTCTAACTTTGTCTGAGCCAAAATAAGGCAAGGACTGCAAAAGAAGCATTTGGAAACATGAAGTTTAAAGGATGCTGGATGAAGAAGGAAATTGAGGCCTTATTGAAGTCCgaaaaaatgcagctttttacttttttaagctCTAAAACCATTGTCTTTTTGGAGTTATATTTGTAAATGTGGTTGTAACGTGTGGAAATTCTATGTTTTGCTATCAGGAGAAGCTCAAAATATTTGGAAGTATTTTTCAAGCAAGTTGTGAGACAGTGGGGATTGTTAATGCAAACAAGATACAAGGTTGACTAAATATGTAGGAGGCATACATATATTTCAGCATAAAATTGTTGGacaacactttattttagtgggccctaattacctagtaattttataataataagATGTACTTATTTAGTAGCTTCTCAAGAATAAAGTGGTAATTACCCAGTAATAATTCATTATTTCCAAGTAATAACTCAGTAACATTAAGAAGGAAGTGTTTATCTAGTAATAAGGTATtcattatcaagtaattcctcgtaatattgtggcagttctctggtaattaggtggtattttaccctaacccacTAGCCCTTATCTAGCAACTGCAGTTAAGCATCCTACAGAATACATGGACCATTTCATCAATCCACTTTCCaaactccaccccagctacatcAAAGACCCATACGATATTGTTAAACACTTCCTTAGTATTACTATATTTCTGGGTTATTAGTTGTAAAATGCCAATGTATCACGAGGTAATCACCCCCTTATTCTGGAGAAATTACACGACAATTTCACTTACTACTATGAAATTAGTCGAAGTGAGGGCCAACTAAAATAAACGTTACCCATTATTGCACTACAGcagaaggatttttttcttgttgaaatATACATGATTAATTCTTGAAACATCATcagcaaattattttttatacattttacatCTGTGCCTCTTTGAAGCAtactcttattttattttactgcagcatatgttgcttttgttgttttttatgacaATTAATACTCATTGAATGAGTGCACCAATTACCAGTGGAGATGCTGCTGCCTGTGGATGTCCTGTGACAGACTTTATTTTTGAACTTTCATAGCCAGGAAGAAACACCAACCCTCTGCTTAATGTGCTCCAGAGGCATGACTTTAACTACTTTCTGTGATGtgtaagaaaacagaaaatgaagatTGCTTTAAAATGGCCAGCAGCTGTTCAtttctgattgttctgattttttttatactgtACTAATACTTGTTTTAACTGTCTGCATGTTATCAATTTAGTTAAAGAACTAACATGTTAACAATATATATGTTacttctctttttcatttttgattatgcagtactgtgcagaacctctaggcatgtttgggccaaaaattgtgGTTGTCAAGGGCAACATTGAGCAGGAAAGAGGATTGACGCAACCttggttgtgctctggatgccCTTGTATATTACCAGGGATAAttagttgaaaaaataaaatccacacATTTAAGGCaaagtaaggggtggatgtggtaaGTAAGCATGGCCCAGGGTCCTGTCCAGGTGGGTAGTTGGGTTGCCACAAGCCTCTGGTTGTGCTGCGGATGTCCTAAAAACTGCCGGCGGTCTCTGGGCATATTACCAGGAGCAAAAAGGCCTGGagagatgctgttgagcttgaccttagcTTTTGAGTGAGACACATGGGTCGACGTGTTTAGCTTGACTCAGGCCGGCTTCCCTCCCCTCTCTGAAaccccaggttgtggcacatcaggcctgTGAAGAATCCTTGGCgtcctacatgcctaaaacttctgcacatgactgtgtgTCACCAAGTTGTAAGAATGCACACTTGGAAAACATGGACCAGACTCAGCAAattaaacacaactttaaaagGTGGCAATATGCTAAATTACTGGAAGTAAAAAGCCACTTAATTTCATACATAAGCACTACTTATTAACAATATTGTTGTATCAATTTCCTTCTTTCTGTATGCTTTCTTCTGTATCATTTCCAAACTGCAATGTTGAGTCAGTCACTATATCAATGGGCCATGGCTCGTAGCTTCTTAAAAGTCTCTACCAAGTACTGTTGTGTAATCCTGTTAATTTGCACAAGTATTAAAGACAAGTAGAGCAACAGCTGAGGAGTATTTTGATTGATGATTAACCACATCTGCTTCTCATGTCATTCAGGAGACTTTTAAAGACGGATGCTGGACTTGACTGAAGTTATtataaagcaaaaatattttccctAAGTTCaagttcacattttaaaacCCCTTGTTTTGTCAGCCTACAGGTGTAAATAACTTCACAATCTTATCGTATGACATATAATACTGGCAATAGATCTGTGGGGACCTTTTATTATGTAAAGATTAATTTAACTTTTGCTACTCTAAACAGAATCTGCTGATTATGCTTCTGAGCTTTAAGTGGGATTTGGATATGATTACTTTCAATTATAGGTGTATTTGATATTTGTATCTTTATTGTAAGGAatatgaccctgataaacttgATTTAGAGATTTTCCCAAAATAATTCTCAAACATGATATATAAAGCTAAGTAAAATGACATAAATTATGATAAAAACGCACTATTAAGGAGCAAAATACAAAGACACActtttaaatatgatttaagaGTGGTTTAGAAGCTGACAAAGTAGCTCATAATCTAATATCCATGTGCATGTGCCGTCTCCCATCAGCTCAGGCACATGCCTGTGATGGATTCCCCACGTCTGCCTATGAGGGATGACCGCTGCATTATGTTTGTCAGCACTTCTCAGGTTAACATGGATGGAAACAGAACAATCAGGCTGCCCTTTTAATTGGCTGATTAAGCTGATTAACTGCATGTTCGCCTGGATTACAGCCTGTGATTAGAGCCATGGAGGACACAGAGGAGACAAACAGATACAAAAGGCCGCCCTGCCAGCTGCTATTCCCAGTCTAAGTCCCATTGTTGAGTGACGGAGGATTTCCTCCACTCTACAGTAGACCAATTGGACTGAGAGGATCCTGGAGCACCCAGCTTAAAGGCTCTAGCTCCAGTTTAGAGACTCAAACTCAGGTGGTGGACAGCAATGGGTAACTCAAATGGGAGCACCGTGGACGACCTGCAAGCGGTGGAGATGCACCTCTGGTATAAGAAGTTTATGACTGAGTGCCCCTCTGGGCAGCTCACCCTGCATGAGTTCAAGCAATTCTTTGGTCTACGAGGTCTGGACCCAGAGGCTAATGCCTACATAGAGCAGATGTTTCGAACATTTGACATGAACAAGGTAAGAGGAATAGAGGAGGTCCTTTAAGGCAGGCATGCCTCTTTGGATTTCTTGCATGTCATGTTTTGcacttttctcattttaacatttaaagagaaaaataaaagtaactgTGCACAGCAGGAACCCAAAGCTATGAATAGATGCATTTAAAAGATTTGCACACTGCAGAAGAGGCTACTGAACAGTGTGCTTTGGGTGCAGTTTTAAATCCAATCATGATTCAGCAACTTGTTCTTTTAACTGCATGCTGATATTTTACATCAGGTCAATGCACCTGCAGAAAAGAAGGTCCTTCTTATCTTTAGCCAACTCTTTTTTACGGTGCTTAAGAGTAACAAAATCAGTGTTGGATTGTGCAGCAAAGCTTTTTTGGTAGCTATTTCATCTGTAAATGATTGTCTTTTAAAGCTGAAGAAATGAAAGCTGCTTTTAAaagcttgttttgtttgtttttgtgggtTAATAAAAGTACAATAGTTACTAGTATTTGGGTCAACCAGTGTTAAAGGTATTGGCATGTCCACAAAAAGCATTTAAACTGGGTTTGTATCTCTGAGCTTAAAGAGCAAGTTTGCTTGTGTTCAGGTGCACTCATAATTGACCCATTTAGTGTATTTTTTCCCAGAAAATTAGACTTGTTTGCTGACTTTAGAGCTAATGCTAACTGCTGTGGTTCTTGATTAGCATCTTGAGCATTGACctgattattttttttggtttagCTCTATTTATCTAGAGCCAAAATTTGTCAATAAATTGCACttttatttgtgtctttttcaACCATCATCAAAAGTATCAGGATGTCCACAAAACCAATGGTTTTAATTGGGTCATGTGTCTTCAAGCGTTTAAACAGCCGTCTACAATGCTAAAAGtaatcactgttttgttttccattcaTTTAAAGATGGTTTGTTCAGTAAATTATGATTCTAGGCTTGTCACAtaactttaaaaccaaactaAGGTCCTAACCAAAGACAGTTAATACCATTTTGGCACCATATGGAGTTGCTTTCTGGACATACCTATCCAATCTCAATCCTTTTTATCCTTACATCGGTTTAAGCCCTTACAATTTTCATTTACCTGTATTTTCCTTCCCTCCTTTTTCCATTGTGAGTGTGTGCTTTATATGTTACCTTTAATGCCGTGAACTGTCACTTAAACATACAAATCCACAAAAGAATAATACAAAAGTCAAACAATGCTAACCAGGAAGTCTGGATTAGGTAGTTTTCAGACAGGTTTCAATCTATAGTCTtaaatttaagacctctcaaAGGTAGCAAAGAAAACTTTTAGGAGACTTTCTGAccttaaaaatcaaattcaagattttttaagatgttttaagGACCTGCAGGAACGctgaaagtagtaaaaatgtctttagtgCTCAGTCTCAAATGTCAGTCTCACTTCAGAGATACCTCAGTTTTATATAATACATTATTACAGATGATATGCCAACTCTCCCAGTCCTATTAACAAATATAGATTCATCAGATCATAGAAGTAAGGCGTCACTACAAAGTAGTATGCAATCCTTTCAGAGGCCATATTTGGGAACCCCTGTTACGACTTCAGACTATTCCTGTAGGTTGATTAATTATTCAATTATTTACTAAATGTAGTGTAAATCTAGCCCAGTGATAGCAGCTAAAAAAAGCCAAAGGTAATGGTGTCACTCCAGATATTTGCTCAGGCAACTGccccaaacattaaaaaaaaatattgttcagTATCTTAGTGAGTCAAGGGGGAACTTTTGAGTCCTTTtgcaataagaaaaaaaagggcccCAAAAATTACTTGCTTGTTCATTTTAGAATCAgaattgacatttaaaacaaggccaattgattgattgattaattgctTCTGCGTAAAGCCAATAAACGCACTTGAGTAACACGGTCTGTGGGTTGACTTGAGGTATTCTTTATGTAACAAGAGCATAAAAAGTTCTTCGATTTGCCGGCAACATGGAAAAACATCTGCAAAATACAAGGACACGCACTGTGTGACATCCCAGCCTAGAAACGATTTCCAGCCGTCACGGCTTAATGGTGAGATCCTTGGCGCGTCCAACAGGGTCATTGTGGGATATGGCTGTCTGAAAAGCAGGATGTCTATACTTAAGCTCCCCTTCAGCCTACAAAAGACACAATAATCTTTATGCATGATTTGAACTATGAGATTATCAATGACACTATGACTTGATGCTAAGATTCAGGCACTCCCCATAGATAATCTTTGATCCTGGCACACTTCTTTTTACAGATAGCTTTTGGAGTTGAGACAAGGGCGAGGGATTGCTTTCAAGTTAGGGACAGATTAATCCCTCTGAATGTTTGGAAGCAGTTTGATTCTAGGCCATGCATTTTGAGTTTATTGATTGATGTGTGGTTTTCTTATGCAGGACGGCTACATAGACTTCATGGAGTATGTGGCAGCTCTCAGTTTAGTGATGCGAGGAAAGATGGAGCACAAACTTCGCTGGTACTTCAAACTATATGATGTGGACGGAAACGGCTGCATTGACCGACATGAGCTCCTCAACATCATAAAGGTGAAGTATCATTCGGCTGAAACTTTACATTTTCTCACAAGTCTATAGACTCATTTCTCTCTGTTCCTGCAGGCTATCCGTGCAATCAATGGATGTGATAATCAGGAACAAACTGCAGAGGATTTCACAAACCGAGTCTTTGAGAGGATTGATATAAACGGAGATGGTGAGTGTGTTTTCTGGCAACTGTAAACAGAGCTGAAGATTTGGAGAGATGGATAGTGGGTGGACAGTTTTTGGACATTCATGAGCTCCAGTGCTGTTAGGAAAAACAACAAGTATAAGACAAAGAAATGCTGTAGGTGGCTGAGCACAAAAACAACTCTTAAGCCTTTTATTAAAGATGCAAATTCAACTTAAAGTTAAACTTTAAACGAGGATTTTTAGATACCTAAGTCTTCCTACAGTTGTTAAGGAGTTCTGCTGTGTATGAGGAACTTCTTCAGCTTTAAGGGAGCTGTCTAAAGTCTGATTAAAATTTGTCAGGGTCAGAGATTACAAGTCAAGAAGTAGTAGTCCTGCAGTCAGCTGCTTAAGAATTCTGGCACAAAAACCTAGAAAGCATCACCGCTGACACAAGAGCCAGAGCATCTAACAGTTCAGTGGTCTATTAAGAGTCAAAGCAATGAGGTTTTCATTTCAagagtgattaaaaatgtttgtgagaAAAGTGGTAGATTTTGTCTATAACACTTTGAGGaaacagtttattttggtctctgCTAGCTTTGGCGACACTAGGAGGCTGAAATTCATGAACCGGCTCGCATGATAAAGACAAAAGATTATGCACTTTATTTTGGCTACATTTAAGAGCAGCTTTTTATTGTTAGAGTGCAGATCCCTTTGTAATGATACTGTCATTTGGCTGCCGCATAAATTGTTGGATCACCCACGTGCATTATTACTGATGGACTATTTAATACAAAGGGTAAATCATTGgtaaaagagaagaggaaaacagAAGAGGACCAAGACAGCTACCTTGAGGAACACCACAGTCTCTAGTCTCCTTGTACTGGAGAAACTACCATTGAAATAAACAGATTGTGATGTGTTAATTAAGTAAATTTCTATCCATCTAAAAGCTCCTGCCTTGAAAGCATAAGCGGAGAGTTTTTCAATAAAGGTGCATGGTCACTGCACAAATGAAGAGTCGCTTAGCAAAGCCAGCTCCTTTTTCCTTTCGTTGACTTGATTAAATACTTTGACCAACTTGCCTTTTTTGCCTCCACTCAAATCTTCATGTTCTGAGAAAGGAGCCCATCCTGCCACCTCTGCCCCTCGTGGTTTGAATGTGTGGACAAGCAAagtttttaggctactttgtgACTGCTATGACTACTATGTGAGGTTAGCTCATGCATCAGGTGTAATATGATCAAGAAATTACCTTATTAAAGGGAGAAGAAATACTctaaaaatacctgaaaatgcTTTGTTGTAGAAAAAGACAGCTGGCATATCTTGAAAGCCTGTTTCCTTTTCTGTCACGAGCTGTGATTTCAGTCTGCTCTAGTTTTTCCTTGCCTTGCTTTATGAATCTTCATCTTCACATGGATATTTCTTTGGTAATGCTCTTGTTTAGAAGCTTTTTTACACATAGTTACAcatcttttctttgtttgtttgcctTTAGTAACTTTTTAGAGATGtaaatttttctgaaatgccGACACTGACATCTGGTTTCTTTTTTATGTCCAGCCAaaggctgccattacaccatggttACCTAACAGGCTGAAATTAATTTAATGTATCTCCTGAACAGGATATGataagaataaaatataatcTCCTCCTGTAACAGGTGAGCTTTCTTTGGAAGAGTTTGTTGCTGGCGCTCGCCATGACCGAGATTTCATGGAAGTGATGATCAAAAGTCTGGACCTCACCCACATCGTGGCCATGATCCACAACCGGAGGCACAGCGTTTAGGACCTGGACAATCCGACTACCTCACTGTAAATCATGGTTTAAGCCGATACCTTCGGTACACTGCCTCTGGTAAACAAAAAAGGTAACTTATAGACTGGCATTTCTATGAAGACTGACTCCAGTTTAGCATGACGACATTTGTCCCTCTTAAATCTCCAAGAGTGACACACGCGCACTTTAAGGGCCCTTGGATGCCTCCGCCAACCTCTGCCAACTGCTGATTGTCCTTGTTTAATGCTGCTGAGCTCTCCCAAGGCCATACTGGCCCGAGGGATGATCTCTCAGACTTTCCACTGACCCAAAGAGACCGCGACAGATAAAAGAAGGAGATAGTGGTGGAGAGAGGCAATTACATGCACTCAGTGCTCTCCAAATCCTTAATTTTTTCCAGGTCTGAGTTCCACTGCATCAAATTAATCAACCTActgtttgctgttgttgcttGTTGGGGTTTGCACTCCTCACTGCTTAACATCCTTAATGTGATTAAGTCAAAGGCTCAGGTACGGGAACAGGTGGAGTTTTTGAGAAAATCTGTGCAGGATCTCAAAGGTTTGGCCTTT
This region includes:
- the guca1a gene encoding guanylyl cyclase-activating protein 1 is translated as MGNSNGSTVDDLQAVEMHLWYKKFMTECPSGQLTLHEFKQFFGLRGLDPEANAYIEQMFRTFDMNKDGYIDFMEYVAALSLVMRGKMEHKLRWYFKLYDVDGNGCIDRHELLNIIKAIRAINGCDNQEQTAEDFTNRVFERIDINGDGELSLEEFVAGARHDRDFMEVMIKSLDLTHIVAMIHNRRHSV